In one Dermacentor albipictus isolate Rhodes 1998 colony chromosome 4, USDA_Dalb.pri_finalv2, whole genome shotgun sequence genomic region, the following are encoded:
- the LOC139059495 gene encoding tigger transposable element-derived protein 6-like has protein sequence MSRDLFAEWLLEFDRDMARKNRKVLLVLDNCAAHHVQPSLSAVTVLFLLPNATCKIQPLDMGIIHAFKVCYRRRVIQRLSIAIDAAMPVRISLLAAVDMLKAAW, from the coding sequence ATGAGTCGTGACTTATTTGCCGAGTGGCTTCTCGAGTTCGACCGCGACATGGCAAGAAAAAACAGGAAGGTCCTGCTCGTGCTGGATAACTGTGCGGCGCACCATGTGCAGCCTTCCTTGAGTGCGGTGACAGTGCTCTTCTTGCTTCCCAATGCAACCTGCAAAATTCAGCCGCTGGATATGGGCATCATTCATGCGTTCAAGGTGTGCTACCGGCGGCGCGTCATCCAACGCTTGTCGATCGCGATTGATGCTGCCATGCCAGTTCGCATCAGCTTGCTTGCCGCCGTGGACATGTTGAAAGCGGCGTGGTAG